In a genomic window of Maricaulis maris MCS10:
- a CDS encoding NrsF family protein, whose amino-acid sequence MNDPLIDTLAAGLEPVRRRRFSYWIATGVGAGLAVGALAFWLAPDLAVRPDIGTAILDIPFWMKVAFTLTIAIVGSFGLLRLVRPSGRSKALIWIPPAIWAVFALMAARDLATHPVDLWGARILGETALRCVTYIALISVPILAVLTLVVRRGAPTELTQAGWALGLAAGGMSATIYALGCPEASPVFLIVWYALGIALAGAAGALGGRYLLRW is encoded by the coding sequence ATGAACGACCCGCTCATCGATACGCTCGCTGCCGGTCTTGAGCCTGTGAGGCGTCGCCGGTTCAGCTACTGGATCGCCACCGGCGTCGGTGCCGGCCTGGCTGTTGGAGCCCTGGCTTTCTGGCTCGCTCCGGATCTCGCTGTGAGGCCCGACATCGGCACCGCTATCCTCGACATCCCGTTCTGGATGAAGGTCGCATTTACGCTGACGATCGCCATCGTCGGAAGTTTTGGCCTGCTGCGGCTTGTTCGCCCCAGTGGCCGATCGAAAGCCTTGATCTGGATCCCGCCCGCAATATGGGCGGTTTTTGCTTTGATGGCCGCGCGAGACCTGGCCACGCATCCGGTCGATCTCTGGGGCGCCCGCATCCTCGGGGAGACCGCGCTTCGCTGCGTCACCTATATCGCCCTGATTTCAGTGCCGATCCTCGCCGTGCTCACGCTGGTGGTGCGCCGCGGCGCACCGACCGAGCTGACTCAGGCCGGATGGGCATTGGGGCTGGCAGCCGGCGGGATGTCGGCGACGATTTATGCCTTGGGGTGCCCGGAGGCCTCTCCCGTCTTCTTGATCGTCTGGTACGCTCTCGGCATTGCCTTGGCGGGTGCCGCCGGCGCGCTTGGCGGTCGGTACCTGTTGCGCTGGTAA